TGGCCGGCTGCGCAGCCATACGCTGTCGATCCTCTTCCGCCGCAGCGAAGGAGTGGCGGGCCTGGCCAAGCGCCTGGAAGAATTACGTCGCGAGGCCTCGCAGGCGATCGCCAAGGGGGCTACCATTCTCATCCTGTCCGATCGGGGCGTGAACGCCGATTGGGTGCCGATTCCGGCTCTGCTCGCCACGAGCGGCATCCATCACCACCTGATCCGCGAAGAAACCCGCACGCGCTGCGGCCTGGTGGTCGAGACGGGCGAAGCCCGCGAGGTACAACACTTCGCCCTGCTCACGGGCTATGGCGCCGGCGCCGTCAACCCGTACCTGGCCTTCGCCACGATTCACCAGATGCAGGTCGACGGGTACCTTCCGGTCGACTACCAGCCCGAGGTGCTCGAGAAGAAGTTCATCAAGGCGGTGGCCAAGGGCGTGTTGAAGGTGATGTCGAAGATGGGCATCTCCACGCAGCAAAGCTACCGCGGCGCGCAGATCTTCGAGGCGATCGGCTTGAATCGCCCGTTCATCGACGAGTATTTCTCGTGGACGGCCAGCCGCATCCAGGGGATCGGCATCGAAGACATTGCCGAAGAGTCAATTCGCCGACACGAGCATGCCTATCCGACGGCCGAAGTGCCCGAGGTGTTGCAACTCGACGTAGGCGGCCAATACCAGTGGCGTCGCAAGGGTGAGGCGCACCTCTTCAATCCCGATGTCATCGCGCGGCTGCAGCACAGCACGCGGATCAACAGCAAGGGCGAGTTCAAGAAGTTCTGCGAGCTGATCGACAAGCAGGAGAAACGCCTGCTGACGCTCCGTGGATTGATCGACTTGAAGCAGGCCGCCAAGCCGGTGCCGCTCGAAGAGGTCGAGCCGGCGACCGAGATCGTCAAGCGCTTTGCGACGGGCGCCATGTCGTATGGTTCGATCTCGCGCGAAGCGCACGAGACGCTGGCCATTGCCATGAATCGCCTGGGCGCCAAGAGCAACACGGGCGAAGGAGGCGAGGATCCGGCCCGCTATACGCCCGATCCGAATGGCGACAGCCGGTCGAGCGCCATCAAGCAGGTGGCCAGCGGCCGTTTCGGCGTGACGAGCGAGTATCTCGTCAGCGCCAAGGAATTGCAGATCAAGATGGCGCAAGGCGCCAAGCCGGGCGAAGGGGGCCAGCTACCCGGCCATAAAGTCGACCAGGAAATCGGCCGCATTCGTCACAGCACGCCGGGCGTGGGGCTCATTTCTCCCCCGCCGCACCACGATATCTACTCGATCGAGGATCTCGCCCAGTTGATCCACGATCTGAAGAACTCGAACCGCGCTGCCCGCATCAGCGTGAAGCTCGTGGCGGAGGTGGGGGTCGGCACCGTGGCGGCGGGCGTCTCGAAGGGGAAGTCGGACGTCGTTCTCATCAGTGGTTATGACGGTGGCACCGGCGCCAGCCCGCAGACCTCGATCAAGCACGCCGGCATTCCCTGGGAGCTCGGCCTGGCCGAGACCCACCAGGTGCTGGTGATGAACGACCTGCGTAGCCGCATCATCGTCCAGACCGACGGCCAGTTGCGCACCCCGCGCGACGTGGCGATTGCCACGATGCTCGGCGCCGAAGAGTGGGGCATCGCCACGGCGTCGCTCGTGGTCATCGGCTGCATCATGATGCGGAAGTGTCATCTCAACACCTGCCCTGTCGGCATCGCGACGCAGGATCAGGCGTTGCGCAAGAAGTTCTCCGGCGAGCCGGAGCACGTGGTGAACTACTTTTTCCTACTGGCCGAGGGGCTGCGCGAGATCATGGCCTCGCTCGGCTTCCGCACGATCAACGAGATGGTCGGCCGGGTCGACATGCTCGACACCGCCCAGGCGATCGCCCATTGGAAGGCCAAGGGACTCGACTTCTCGACGATTCTGCACAAGCCGCAGGCGCCGGCACACGTCGGCACGTATTGCAGCCAGTCGCAGGATCATGGCCTCGACAGCTCGCTCGACGTGACCACGCTGCTCGAGCTCTGCCGGCCCGCGCTCGAACGTGGCGAAAAGGTCAAGGCGGACGTGCGCATCCGCAATATCAACCGCACGGTGGGCACGATCCTCTCGAGCGAGGTGACGCGCCGCTACGGCAAGCGCGGCTTGCCCGAGGACACGATCCAGCTCAACTTCCGCGGCACGGCCGGACAGAGCATACTCGCTTTTGGCGTGCCGGGCGTGACCTTCCGCGTCGAGGGAGATGTGAACGACTACTGCGGCAAGGGGCTCTCCGGGGGCAAGATGATCGTCTACCCGCCGCGCGAGAGTAGCTTCGTGCCGGAAGACAACGTCATCGCCGGCAACGTCTGCCTGTACGGCGCCACCTCGGGCGAGTTGTATCTCCGCGGCATCGCCGGCGAGCGCTTCTGCGTGCGCAACAGCGGCGCCTCGGCCGTCGTCGAAGGAGTAGGGGACCACGGTTGCGAATACATGACCGGCGGCCGCGCCGTGATTCTCGGCCAAACCGGGCGCAACTTCGCCGCCGGCATGAGCGGGGGCATCGCCTACGTGCTCGACGAGGATGGCAGCTTCCCCAACCATGTGAACATGGAAATGGTCGAGCTCGAGGATCTTACGGATCTCGACGACCAGCAGTGCGTGCTGCAGCTCGTCAAGCGGCACGTCGAATACACCGGCAGCACCCGCGGGCAATATGTGCTCGACAACTGGGACGAGCTTCGTGGCAAGTTCGTCAAGGTGATGCCGATCGATTACAAGCGTGCCTTGGCCGAGCTCGCCAAGGAGCAGAAAACCACCACCGCCAGCGCAGGTATGCTCGAAGAGGTTACTCATGGGTGATGTACGTGGATTCATCAAGTACGGCCGCAAGATCTACGGCAACGAACCGGCCGAAGATCGCGTGCGGCACTACAACGAGTTCCTCAAGGTGCTCTCGCCCGAAGAGGTGACCACGCAGGGGGCACGCTGCATGGACTGTGGCGTGCCGTTTTGCCACACGGGCTGCCCGCTGGGGAACATCATTCCCGACTGGAACGATCTCGTGTATCGCGGCCAGTGGCGCGAGGCGCTCGATCGTCTGCACGCGACGAACAACTTTCCCGAGTTTACGGGGCGCGTCTGTCCCGCGCCGTGCGAAACGGCCTGCGTGCTGGGCATCAATGAAGATCCGGTCACGATCAAGCAGATCGAAATGACGATCGCCGATCGCGGCTTCGACGAGGGTTGGATCGCCGCCGAGCCCCCGGCCAAGCGCACCGGCAAGCACGTGGCGGTCATCGGCAGCGGTCCGGCGGGGCTCGCCGCCGCGCAACAGCTCAATCGGGCCGGGCACCGCGTGACGGTCTTCGAGCGCGCCGATCGCCCCGGCGGTCTGCTCATGTATGGCATTCCCGACTTCAAGCTCGAAAAGAGCCGCGTCTGGCGCCGCGTCGAGCAGATGAAGGCCGAGGGGATCGAGTTCCGCTGCAATACGAATATCGGCGTCGACATCTCGGCCGCCCAATTGCGCGAGGACTTCGACGCCATCGTGATCTGCGCCGGTTCGACCCATCCGCGCGATCTGCCGATCCCGGGTCGCGAGTTCCAGGGAGTCCATTTTGCGATGGATTTCCTGCCGCAGCAGAACAAGCGCAACCAGGGGGATGAGATTCCGAGCGACGTGGCCCTTTCGGCCACGGGCAAGGATGTGATCATCATCGGCGGCGGCGACACTGGCAGCGACTGCACCGGCACGTCGAATCGCCAGGGAGCGAAGAGCGTCACGCAGTTCGAGTTGCTGCCGCAACCTCCCGATCTGGGCAAGTATCCCCGCGCCGTGCAGCGCCCCGCGCAATCGCCTTGGCCCTATTGGACGATGATGCTCCGCACGAGCTCGTCGCACGAAGAAGGGTGCGATCGCCACTGGAGCATTCTCACCAAGGAATTCCTCTCCGACGACCAGGGCCACGTTCGCAGCCTGGTGACGGTGACCATCGAGTGGTACACGGACGAACAAGGCCGGCATCAGTTTCGCGAGTTGCCCGAGACGCGACAGGAATGGCCCTGCCAGTTGGTGCTGTTGGCGATGGGCTTCCTTGGCCCCGAGAAACGTGGTGCGGTCGACGAGCTGGGGCTCGAGCTCGATCCCCGCGGTAACATCAAGTGCGACGAAAATTACATGTCGAGCGTCGAAGGGGTCTTCGCCGCCGGCGATGCCCGACGTGGGCAGTCGCTCGTAGTCTGGGCCATTCATGAAGGTCGCGAGGCGGCACGCGCCGTCGATCGCTATCTGATGGGCGCGACAATGCTGCCGAGCCTGAACGCGGGCGATTTCGCCTGGCGGTAAGGTAGTGGTCAGTGGTCAGGGGTCAGGGGGCCGTCGTGTTGTGTGCTTCTGGTTTTGACGGTTGTAACGATGCGTTGCAGCCTCGGGCGGGGGGCGGGAGTGATCGGTGCCCGGATCGCACGCCGCAATTCATGGTGCAACCTAGGTTTGCAGTGAGGAACTTCGGCCCCTGTTGCCGAATGGCCACGCCTGCCGACCAAGGAGCGCACGATGGATGGTATCTCTGACATTCGCGCGATGATTCTCGCCATCGACGACGAGCACTCGATCCTCGATGAATTGGAGCGGACGCTCCGGCCGGCCGGCTACGGCTTCTGCGGGTGCGATTCGGCCGATGCGGCCCTGTCCACGGCCCTGCGCACGGTGCCCGATTTGATCCTCTCCGACATCAATCTCGGCGAGCAGAACGGCCTCGAATTGTGCGAAGAGCTCAAAGAGCACGCCATGCTGCACGACGTGCCGGTGATCTTTCTCTCGGGCGCGCCGATTCCCGACGTGATTCGCCGGGCGCACGCCGTGGGAGGAACATATTACGTGCGCAAGCCGTTCGATCCCGAAGTGCTGATCGACCTGGTCGAGAAGGCGCTGTGGATGCCGCACCTGATCGGCGGCCGCGCCACGACTGCCTGCTAACGACACCGCCGAGCATGGTCGCAGATCGCCGCAGTACGATCGTGCGCCCGGGTAGGTTTCCCGCGATCCAGCGCGACCGATGTGCAGCATGGCAGAAACTGGGGTGATTACCCCCCCTCGAAGCTCTCCTCCCCTGGAGAATGTGGCGAGTTGTTGTCCGCATCCCTCCAGCAAGCAAGACGCGCCAAGCGTGCATCGATCGCATCGAGTGCTTTTTGCTGAGCACGCACGACTTCATCGAGCGCATGGACCGTCTCTTCGAGGTGCATGAAGACCATCTCGAGTTTCGTAACCCGCTCGTGCAACTTCGATTCGTCAGGCATGTTACTCCTTCGCAGGTCGAGAATTCGCCAAGGGGTATGAAGTCCGCTAATCTAACACTTGGGGCGACAAACCGCCGGGACGTTCTCTTTTGAGCAAGGGGGGAGCCATGCGTTCCTGGTTACCGTGGCCGGTCGCCACACTCTTGTTGGTCGTTTCCGGTTGCAGCTATTTCCACTACGAGCTTGAACTATGCCCGGACGGCGACCAGATGGTCCGCCGCCTCACCTGCTGGAAGACCACGGCCGGGGACAAAGACTCGGCGCGAGAAGACTTTCCTGCCGACGAACTCAAGGCGATCACCGAGATCTATCAGTCCGAAATCGCCCAGCCGTTGCAGCGCAAATACGTCTTCGAAGGCGCCTTCGGCGGTACGACTCCACAGGACATCGGCGGCGCTGGCTGGTTTCGGCGTTTCCAATCGCCGCTGGGCGATTCCTTCTGGTACACGGAACGCTTTCGTGGGCGAGACGACCTGGTCGTGCAACTCGAGGAGCGTGCGGCTTCGGCCGACCAGCTTGCCGACTTGCTCAAGGGATGGTTTACCGCCGAACTGGGGAATGAGCCCGAGTTTGCCAGTGCCATCAAGATCGTCGATGTCGATCTTCGGCACGACCTGAAGAATTTTGGTACCTACACCTGGGCGTCGATGTCGGTCCCTGGCCATTGGTCTTCCAAGGAAGAAACGAATGGCGTTGAGACCTTCTTTGTAGGCGCTGTGCAGTATTTCATCGAGCGAGGCTATCTGACGCCCGATGAGTTGCCCGCCATGCAACGCAGCATGAACCTGGGCTTCGAAGAGTTGGCCGGGCGTGCCGTGTTGTGCAAGTCTGGGTTGCTCGACTCTCACGCGGAGGATCCGCGGCTCGACTTTCTTCGCGGCGGCAAGCGGACGAAAGAATCCTGGGCGCGCTATATGCAAACGACTCCCAGTTTCCGCGCGCAATTGGACGCCTGGGAAATCGCGAAGCAATCGGATCCGGAACTTTCCGCTCCTGACCCACAAGAGCCACTGATGAACCTGGTTTCCGAGTTGGTCGGCTTTGAGTTGTTCGGGCGCAGCGACCACCTGAACCTGACGCTGCACACACCCGTGCGTCCGTTTCTTACGAATGCGACTTGGAATGAAACAAAGAAGACGGCGAATTGGGATCTGGGGATTGCAGGTGACAAAGGCGTGCCGACCCTGGTCTACGCGCAGTGGGCCGTGCCCAACGAAGAAGTGCAATCGCGACTCTTCGGCGCGGTGATTCTGGCCGACGATCAACTGGCTCAGTACGTCGAGTGGTATACCGTGCTGAATGCCGAACAGCGCGCGGAATGGGACAAATTTTTTGAACAGCTTCGTCCGGGACCGGGACTTGCCAAGCAGGTGGCCGACTTTCAATTTCGAGAAGAATCGGCGGAGAGCCGCGATGAAACCGTCGTCGGATACTTGCAAAAAGGCCGCGATCTTCTAGCTCGCGCACTAATGCAGCACAAGCCAGAGAAAGAACCGGAAAACTGAGTAGTATGCCTAACAGACAAATCTGAATCTCTGATCAAGGAGCCACGCCATGCAAGCCATGACCAGTGAACAACTCGCCACGAAGAAGTGCGTGCCGTGCGAAGGGGGCGTCGAGGCGTGTAGTCTGCCGCAGGCCAGGTCACAACTCGAAAGGCTCGCCGGTTGGCGCCTGACGCACGAGGGCCAGCGCATCCGCAAGGATTGGGTCGTGAAGAACTTCGTCGCCGGCATGGAGTTCTTTCAGGCCGTGTCCGAAGTGGCCGAGGCCGAGCAGCATCACCCCGATCTGCACCTCGAAGGGTATCGCAACGTCTGGATCGAGATCTGGACCCACGCCATCGGCGGCCTCTCGGAGAACGATTTTATTTTGGCCGCCAAGATCGATCAGTTGCCCGTCAAGCTCAAGAGGTAGCTGCCTTAGCGGCAACGCTCACCAATGGTGCCGGCCCGGGTTCCAGGCCTGATAGCTGCGCCGCCGACCGCCGAAGTGGAATTCCATGCCGGCGGTCAACGAGTAGCTGTTCATCCAGGGGAGACCGCCGGCGAAGCTGGCGTTGTCCGTAAAGTCGAGTCGAAACGCGAGCCAGCTCGAATAGCGATACTTGAGCCCCATCCCCAGCGGAAGGCTGAATGAAGTTTCGTCGGCGCGGGCGCCTTCGTTCTTGTAGAACTGGAATCTCGCGAGTCCCAGCCCGATCGAGAAGTAGGGACGCCAGAGTGAATCGCCCCACGGGTAATACACCACGCTGGTGTCCCAATAAAAATCCTCGGTGTCGTCGAGCCAGTAGTCGCTCCCGAAATTATTCATGTCGAGACTGGCGAAGGCGAGACGTGTCTCCCAGCCGAGATAGTTGCCCCAGTCTTCGCCGAGACGGAATCCGCCGATGGCGCCCCCCCCTCGCTCGGCCTGATACTTCCCCATGTCGTCGCCCCACATGACGCCGACAAACCAGTCGACGTGCCAGGGACGGTAGTTCCAGCTTTCGCGCAGGAGCGGCACGCCGAGTCCCTTGTGGCGCACCGAGCCGTTGACCAGCTCGTTCCAGTCGCGCGGCAGAAAGTGATACGTGCCACCGGCCGCACCCTGGTCCATGAATCCCGTGCCCGGCGCGACGAGCGATTCGTATTCTTCTGGCCCCGCTGGTCCGTAGGTTGGCCCATGCAGGTCGGCGGAATGGGCCCCGCCACAGTGTGCGCAACCCGCGCCGTCGTAAGTCGAGGTGCCGTTGAAAAACGAGCCACCCGCGGGCGCCGGAGCGCGGGGGGCTGGGCTCGATACCGCGGCTTGCTGCGCGGATGGCGTGGTCGCTGGACGACTCGCGTGTCCCGACGCGTTGGCGATGAACCGCTCGGCGAGCGATGCCGTGGCAGATTCTTCCGCGTGCGCGGCAGCCGGAACGCATAATGCGAAGCAAGGCGCAAACGCGAGCATCCACGCCGCGCGGCGTGCGAGCGAACACCAGATTCGGCGCTCGTGCTTCATGTGCGCATTCACCGGCCCTGACCTGGAGGAGTCGTCTTGCGTTTCGAGCGTCGCTCTCGTCGTTCATGCGCGAGCGCGCTAGTCCACTTCGCCCGACTTGGCGACGACACGGTCGGCCAGACCAAAGGGTGCGGATCTCGAACTCGGCCGCTACGCGGAATCGCGCTAGGTGCAGAAATGGGGCGGGATTATGGCGATCTCCGGCTTCACCGTCAATTGAAGTGCGCGCCGCACGCTAGCACCTGGCTGCCGGCCAACCACACCTGCTAGCGGAATGCTGCACTAGCACGACAGCGTTGGCAGCAACAGGGGCGGCCAGAGACGCGCCGAGTGGCGCGACTGGCCTAGGATCGTCCGACGGCCCATCCCTATAATGCCGCCCCGCTCGACGGAACGAGCCCAGGCCAGGCGAAGCGACCGCCATCGGTCGTACGACCTCACCTTGCCCTCAAGGGGGAAGCACTGCCTCGCCCCTGCCATGCGAACCCGCTCATCTGCCCGGAGGATACTCCATGATCAGGAAGATCACTGTCGTCCCCCTCATTGCTACCTTGCTGTTGGTGGGGCCACTGACCGAAGGGGCTGTCGCCCAAAGTGACATCACGGGCGGATTCCAACGCCTCGATCAGAGTTTGGTCAACGGCTGGCCCAAGCGGATCGCGCGACCGAGCGGAAATCCGCACCACGGCATCCTGATCAACGACGTCTTCGTCGCGCCCGTGGCGCACGGCGAATCGGTGTACCCCTGCTGCGAGAATGATTCTTGCTGCGAAAAATCCTGCGCTCGCAAGACGGACGAGTGTGCGGGCTGTCCTGCCGGCGAGTGTAAAGCCGGCGGCGAATGCGTGAAGCATAAGAAGCTGGCCCACAAGGAATGCAAACGCTGTAAGGACGGGAACTGCCCCTTATCGTTCGAGCGGAACAAGTCGACGGCGTCGCCGCGCGATCCTGCCAGTGAGACCGCGCGGGCGGTGCTCGAGATCATGGACACCTTGGGGCACAGCGTCATCGCCGGCACCGAGTTCGAGCCGACAGCCACGCCGACTCCCGAGGAATTGCCTTCTCCCCTGACCGAGCCGGCCGATATTCGCGCGGCACTTGTCAAGTACATTCGCGCTCTCGAGTCTGAACGCACTGCCGGGGTGCGGGAAACTTCCGCGACCGTGAATATCAGCGACCAGCCGATCGTCGTCAGTGAGATGACTACGCCGGCAGAATCGTCGCCGGCCGATACGGTGGATGCGCTGCGCGAATCGAGCATGGCCTTGGACGACGCGGCCTCGCAACTCGAAGCGCTCGAGCTGTACGAGCGTGCCGATCAGGTTCGGGCTCTGGCTCAGGCCCTGCGGCACGATGCGCGGCGTTTGAAGTCGGGTGGCCGCGTCGTGCATGCCCGTCGCCACGCGGTTCCGGTCGTGGAACCCATCTGCAACGAGGGCTGCCCAGAAGAAGCTTTGCCGAACGTCGAACGCCACCTGCGCATGTTGCACGAGGCGATGCGGCGCGAAGTGACCGAATAGTCTTGCGGTATCCAGGTTCCCATCCCGGAGCCAGGATTTTGCCTGCCCGTCGGACGAGGTTATCCTGGATTATTTGAAACGCCGTCCGGGTGTTTCAGTGTTCAGTCTCCTCGTTGGTTGAAGTAGCTGGTGTCCAAGCGCGGGCGAGCACGTATCTCGGAAGCCGAGTTTGTCGCGGATTCTTCGCGGGGTGGGACGGCGCGCCTTTTGTTTCTTTTTGCGGCGTTGATTTTCTTCACGAGCGGCGTTCCTGCGCTGGTGTACCAGATCACGTGGCAGCGGATCCTGGCGTTGCACAGCGGGGTGGGCATCTACTCGGTGGCGATGATCGTGGCCGCGTTCATGGCGGGGCTGGGTATCGGAAGCGAGTTGGGTGGGCGCCTGAGCCAGCGTTTCGGTCCGAGCGGGGCGTTGTGGGGCTTCGCGTTGATCGAGCTTTCGATCGGTGGCTTCGCGTTGCTGAGCCCCTGGCTGTACTACGACGTGCTGTACGAGCGTTTCGGCTGGCTGTACGAGCGTCCTTGGCTGGCGGGGGTTTGCCACTTTGGGGCCTTGCTGCTGCCGACGGGCCTGATGGGGATGTCGCTGCCGATGCTGGTGCGGGCGATGGTGCTCGACTCGGCGCACGCCTGCCGGACGATCGGCTATCTGTACGCGGTGAACGGCCTGGGGGCCGCCGTCGGCGCGCTCCTCACCCCCTGGGTGCTCATCCCCCGGTGGGGCATCGCCGGAGCCATCTATGCCGCGGTGATGCTCAATCTCGCCGCGGGCTGCGCCACGCTTGTGCTGGCTCTCTTCTCGCGCGGCAGAGCGGTCGTCGAACCGACGTCGGCGCTCCCCGTCTCCCCGGTCGAGGCAGCTCCACTCCCCGAAGGACTTGCCCCGGCGAAGAGCCGTTTAGGTGTCTGGGCCCTGCTCTACGCCACGAGCGGTTTTTGTGCCTTGGGGCTCGAGATCGTCTGGTTCCGTCTGATCGACGTGGGGGTTAAGTCGACCGCCTTCACGTTCGGCACGGTGTTGGCGATCTTTCTGACCGGACTCGCCTTCGGCAGTGCGGTGGGGGCCCATTGGGAACAACGTTGGCAACAACCGCGCCGGCTGTTTCTCTTGCTGCAGATGCTGATCGCTTGCTACGCGGCGCTTTCGATCGGGCTGCTCGTGTGGTTGCCGGAAGGCACGCCGATCGTTTCCTCGTACTTCGAGTACTGGCAGCAATACGACCCCTTCACGCCACGCGCGCTGACGTCGCAGCAGTTCGAGAAGCCGCGACTGTGGGCACTCTATCTCGTCTTTCCGGCCGCGTTGTTGTTCGTACCCACGGTGTTGATGGGGCTGTCGTTTGCCGTCTTGCAACGCGCCGTCCACGATGAGCCGCGGACCGCGGGACGCAAGGTCGGGCTGCTGCAAGCGGCCAACATCGCGGGCGGTGTCTTGGGCAGTTTGGTCATCGGTCTGGTGGCCATCGAGTGGCTGGGCACGGCAGGAACGCTGCGCCTGCTCGTCGGTCTGGGTTTGGCGTTTACCATCCTGGGGCTGTTCGAGCAGCAGCGTCGTCCGTTCGTGATCGGCGGACTCCTGCTGGTGGCGATGATGTTCGTGCTGCCCGGCCAGGATCGACTCTGGCGGCGACTGCACGGTTTGCGCGAGACCTCCGCCTGGTTTGGCGAAGATGCCTCGGGGGTCGTAGCTATCGCGAAGGACAACACCCAGCCCGACTACTGGCGCATCAGCGTCAATGGAAAAGGGCATAGCCTGTTGCCGTATGGGCACCTGCACACGGGGCTGGGGGTGTTGTCGGCGATTGTGCATCCGGTGCCGATCGATGTGGCGATTATCGGGCTGGGGTCGGGCGACACGGCCTGGGCCGCGGCCTGTCGTCCGGAAACGCAACGCGTGGATGTCTTCGAGATCTGCGCGCCTGAGCGGAATGTGCTCGAGCAACTCGATCGCCACGAGTCGTTGCCACAGTTGCAGCGACTACTTCAAGACGAACGAGTGCATCTCCACCATGCCGATGGAAGAATATCGCTCCGCGCCAGCGACCAGCTTTACGATGTCATCGAGGCCGACGCCTCACGCCCCGATTCGGCCTATGGTGGCAATCTCTATTCAGAAGAGTTCTTCCGCGAGTGCTCCGCACGTCTGAAGCCCGGCGGCCTGATGTGTACTTGGTGCCCCACGCCGCGCACGTATGCTACCTTCTGTCGAGTATTCCCCTATGTGCTCGATGGGGGAACGAATCTGTGGACGGGCAGCGATCTGTTGATCGGTAGCCATACGCCACTCGAGGTCGACATGCCTACGTTGCGTGCGCGACTGAACGATGCCCGGGTGGCGGAATACCTGGGCCAGGAGCTTGCCGAGCAGGTGGCACAAGATTGCCAGTATCTGGCGCCGGCGGTGCCCGCCACGGTGCTTGCCGACGAACTGGCCAGCAACCACGATTTATTTCCCCGCGACGAATTCCATCATGACTCGCGCGTGAATCGGGCGCTGCAGGTGCAGGCGATCGGCGAGATTTATCTGCGACGTGGCCAGGTCGCCGAGGCCATCCAGTGGTTGCAAGAGGCGATTCGTCTTGCGCCCGAGTTATCGCTGGCTCACACGCAATTGGCGTTCTGCTATCTCCGGCCAGGATTCGACGGACCCGCGCAGGTCGAGTTGAACGAAGCCCTGCGGTTGGCGCCGGACAATACCGAGCCGGCGTATTACCTGGGTCGGCTGCTACTGACGCGAGGCGCGGCGCAGGCGGCGGTGCCGCTCTTGCGACGCGCGGCGGAGCATCAATCGACCAACGCCGCAATGGCCGCTTACCTTGCGCAGGCGCTGTCTCGCATGGGTGATGCACGCGGCGCGATCGAGTGGTATCGCACGTCTCTCGAACGCGATCCCAACCGCTGGGAGACGGCGCAAGAGTTGGCCTGGCTGTTGGCCACCGATGCCGATCCGAACGCACGCGATCCCCAGGCAGCGCTCGCCCTGGCCCAGCAGGCCGTGCGCGATAGTCGAGAGCGCGAGGCACTGGCCCTCGATACGCTGGCGGCCGCCTATG
The sequence above is a segment of the Pirellulales bacterium genome. Coding sequences within it:
- the gltB gene encoding glutamate synthase large subunit, producing MSELQRNQGLPQAQGLYDPANEHDACGVGFVVNIHGERTHQIVRRGLEILVNLTHRGACGCDPLTGDGAGILTQIPHDFFAAKAGEVGARLPAAGDYGIGIVFLPSEDRERDFCSNRLEEIVVEEGQRVLGWRDVPIDNRLIGQTARDVEPVIRQIFIARGSETPRERLEWKLYVIRKRIENEIRESQLEQVKYFYLPSLSSRVVIYKGLMLAEQVEGFYADLADERFVSALALVHQRYSTNTFPTWDLAQPFRYMAHNGEINTLRGNVNWMHARQSMLASQEYGDDLRKILPICTPNASDSAIFDNALELLVMTGRSLPEAMSMLIPEPWAGHESMSDEKKAYYEYQACLMEPWDGPASMAFTDGTLMGALLDRNGLRPSRYWVTKQGMVIMASEAGVLDIPPEEVEFKGRLRPGRMFLVDTAQKRIIADDEIKHELASKHPYRDWLRQNQRTLDTIPEPTSTNGEMHEPLLKLQRTFGYTLEDLRIILAPMATDGLEPIGSMGNDAPLAVLSDRPQLLYNYFKQLFAQVTNPPLDAIREEIITSMITTIGSEGNLIDETPEQCGLLRLEQPFLTNHELEKIKSLNSGRLRSHTLSILFRRSEGVAGLAKRLEELRREASQAIAKGATILILSDRGVNADWVPIPALLATSGIHHHLIREETRTRCGLVVETGEAREVQHFALLTGYGAGAVNPYLAFATIHQMQVDGYLPVDYQPEVLEKKFIKAVAKGVLKVMSKMGISTQQSYRGAQIFEAIGLNRPFIDEYFSWTASRIQGIGIEDIAEESIRRHEHAYPTAEVPEVLQLDVGGQYQWRRKGEAHLFNPDVIARLQHSTRINSKGEFKKFCELIDKQEKRLLTLRGLIDLKQAAKPVPLEEVEPATEIVKRFATGAMSYGSISREAHETLAIAMNRLGAKSNTGEGGEDPARYTPDPNGDSRSSAIKQVASGRFGVTSEYLVSAKELQIKMAQGAKPGEGGQLPGHKVDQEIGRIRHSTPGVGLISPPPHHDIYSIEDLAQLIHDLKNSNRAARISVKLVAEVGVGTVAAGVSKGKSDVVLISGYDGGTGASPQTSIKHAGIPWELGLAETHQVLVMNDLRSRIIVQTDGQLRTPRDVAIATMLGAEEWGIATASLVVIGCIMMRKCHLNTCPVGIATQDQALRKKFSGEPEHVVNYFFLLAEGLREIMASLGFRTINEMVGRVDMLDTAQAIAHWKAKGLDFSTILHKPQAPAHVGTYCSQSQDHGLDSSLDVTTLLELCRPALERGEKVKADVRIRNINRTVGTILSSEVTRRYGKRGLPEDTIQLNFRGTAGQSILAFGVPGVTFRVEGDVNDYCGKGLSGGKMIVYPPRESSFVPEDNVIAGNVCLYGATSGELYLRGIAGERFCVRNSGASAVVEGVGDHGCEYMTGGRAVILGQTGRNFAAGMSGGIAYVLDEDGSFPNHVNMEMVELEDLTDLDDQQCVLQLVKRHVEYTGSTRGQYVLDNWDELRGKFVKVMPIDYKRALAELAKEQKTTTASAGMLEEVTHG
- a CDS encoding glutamate synthase subunit beta codes for the protein MGDVRGFIKYGRKIYGNEPAEDRVRHYNEFLKVLSPEEVTTQGARCMDCGVPFCHTGCPLGNIIPDWNDLVYRGQWREALDRLHATNNFPEFTGRVCPAPCETACVLGINEDPVTIKQIEMTIADRGFDEGWIAAEPPAKRTGKHVAVIGSGPAGLAAAQQLNRAGHRVTVFERADRPGGLLMYGIPDFKLEKSRVWRRVEQMKAEGIEFRCNTNIGVDISAAQLREDFDAIVICAGSTHPRDLPIPGREFQGVHFAMDFLPQQNKRNQGDEIPSDVALSATGKDVIIIGGGDTGSDCTGTSNRQGAKSVTQFELLPQPPDLGKYPRAVQRPAQSPWPYWTMMLRTSSSHEEGCDRHWSILTKEFLSDDQGHVRSLVTVTIEWYTDEQGRHQFRELPETRQEWPCQLVLLAMGFLGPEKRGAVDELGLELDPRGNIKCDENYMSSVEGVFAAGDARRGQSLVVWAIHEGREAARAVDRYLMGATMLPSLNAGDFAWR
- a CDS encoding response regulator, yielding MDGISDIRAMILAIDDEHSILDELERTLRPAGYGFCGCDSADAALSTALRTVPDLILSDINLGEQNGLELCEELKEHAMLHDVPVIFLSGAPIPDVIRRAHAVGGTYYVRKPFDPEVLIDLVEKALWMPHLIGGRATTAC
- a CDS encoding SlyX family protein, with translation MPDESKLHERVTKLEMVFMHLEETVHALDEVVRAQQKALDAIDARLARLACWRDADNNSPHSPGEESFEGG
- a CDS encoding 4a-hydroxytetrahydrobiopterin dehydratase; protein product: MQAMTSEQLATKKCVPCEGGVEACSLPQARSQLERLAGWRLTHEGQRIRKDWVVKNFVAGMEFFQAVSEVAEAEQHHPDLHLEGYRNVWIEIWTHAIGGLSENDFILAAKIDQLPVKLKR